GGGAAGACTGCAGCTTGCGGTCAACAGAAACCATgtggggcgggcgcctgggtggctcagttggttaagcgactgccttcggctcaggtcatgatcctggggtcccgggatcgagtcccgcatcgggctccctgctcagcggggagtctgcttctccctctgaccctcttccctctcgtgctctctctcattctctctctctctctcaaataaataataaaatctttaaaaaaaaaaaaaaagaaaccatgtggGGTAAAGCTTGGGCTCCTTTCTGTTACATTCTTTTTGGGTGCAACATTTATTCCAGTGCTAGCCATTCCTGCACAGAACCGTCAAGTAGGTGCTTCTTCTCCATCAGTCTTCCACCCTTCACCTGCTCCCTGCCATAATGGCGCCCCATCCCCATTCTCCCAGATGCTGACTGTCCTCAAGGCTTTTGTTTCAGcatctcttctgttttcatttccactaAGATCATAGATTTCAGAGATCACCATTCTACTgataataagtaaaaatatgtaCTCTTTAAGAAGAgtacatttggggcgcctggatggctcagttggttaagtgtctgcctttagctcaagtcatgatcccaggacctggaatcaagccctgcgttgagctccctgctcagtagggagtctgctccctctccctctgccccccccccactcgttcccactctctcaaatgaataaataaaatcttaaaaataaaatagcttttagaaaaaaagaagcatttacattttaatagggGTCTTGACTTTAAAAGAATTATGCTCTAGTGGTAAGAGAATTTGATAGAAGCCTCCCTCGCTTCCAGAAATCACTCCTACGATGCTGActctttatttctgatattttaaaattcgCATGAAGGACAAAGAAAGGTAAAGGTGGTAGAAGAGTAACCTAGTTCCTTGGACAACCAGTATCCAAATACAAAGATGGTGTGCCCAGTCTGATCTTAGGAAACTAAGCTTGATCCCAGTCGGGAAACAGATTGAAAGGCACAGAGCTGGAATATTATGGAGGAATacttgtatatattatataatatatagcagGAAAGGGGAAAATGGCGTTCAAGAAAATTCTAGGCTTATAAGCCTGTGATACTAGGAGTCTCAGATGGTGGAGGGGAAGTTCTTTTCAGTGGAAATATGAGGTTCTTTTGCAAGTATTCAAAATTACCTAATGGAAGCAATTTAGCAGAGTGGATTTTAGATGCTTTTGAGAAATATTCAATTCATTGTATTAGATGTTTTGGTTTAGGGTATAGAGAAAAGTTTTATGGGTTAATATGTCACTAAAAAAATCATGCCCAACTTGGAGAAAGGTTGTGTTGATTTATTTGGACCTCAGTGATTTTCCCCTTAAAACCAACAATGTGAATGATGATTAGGTACCTAGGCTCCTCCCCAAAAGCCACTCACTCTTAACACAGCTAAATTATGTGACTAATGTTAGTATTATCACTCTATAGTGTGTGATGTGTGATGTGGTTACTAAAATTTGCTTGTCATATGGCTTTTAAGACTTAATGGGCTAACAATAGGAAGagtgctaatttttaaaaatgtttaataagttttcatttaaattccagttaacatacagtataatgttagtttcaggtgtacagtacagtgattcagcacttccatacatcacctggtattcatcacaagtgcacaccttaatccccatcacctatttaacccaccctcctatggtaactatcagtttattctcgatagttaagagtctctttcttggtttgtctctttctctcttttttttttttttagattttatttatttatttgacagagagagacacagcgagagagggaacacaagcagggggaatggaagagggagaagcaggcttcctgctgagcagagagccgaatgcggggcctgatcccaggaccctgggatcatgacctgagctgaaggcagacgcttaacgactgggccacccaggtgcccccctctctctcttttttccctgtgctcctttgtttcttaaatttttaatataagtagaattatatggtatttgtctttctctgactgacttcttttgcttagcataatactaactccatccatgtcattgcaaatagcaaaattccattctttttatggctgagtaatattacacacacacacacacacacacacacacacacacacacacatctttttatccattgaTCAGTCGATGGagttgggctgtttccataagtTGGTTATTggtgataatgctgctataaatatcggggtgtatgtttccctttgaatcagtatttttttattctttgggtaaataccaaaagtgcagttgctggatcatgaggtagttctgtttttaactttctgaggaacctccataagagtgctaatttttttaaaaagattttgagagagagagagtgcacgagtgagcgagcatgagcagggcaaggggcagaaggagagggagagcaacaagcagactcccccgctgagcgcagaatccgacacagggctggatcccgggaccctgaaatcatgacctgagccgaagtcaggcgcttaaccgacttgagccacccaggtactccaagAGTGCTAATTGTTTAAGCACTTGCTGTGTGCTAGACACCGTGTTAGACAGTTTATAGAACCATACAGGGATAACACTTACTGAGTATTTTCCTCATACCAGGCAGATTGActtgtgttaactcatttaactcctgtgcatttattatctcatttaaccttcacagtAATCAAGTAAGATAGGGgctaattatcctcattttacaggtaagaaaactggAGCTCAAGAGGGTTAGATAATGTGTCTGGGTGACACAACTAGTAGTGTGTGACAGAGGTGGGATTCACACTTCAGCTGTCTGACCTCACAGCCTGCGTACATATCCACTTGGCAATATCCCTGTATTGTGAGATGATAAATAGATGTTTTTCAGCACAGGATTACGTTCTGGGTGTAAGTTTGCCAGATTTAGCTAATAGAAATAGAGGACACCAGTTGAATATTGTATGGGATATTGTATGGGCCATATCTGTGCTAAGAAAATGTCATTGAACCGGGCATCTTGTATTTCATCTGGTGGCCGTACCTGGCGGCACGTTGTGAGAATGTGTCTTATCCTCCCTGGTTTTCCTGTGCCCCCACCAAAGTCATGAAGCACTTAGCTCAGTGTGCACACCAGAGccagagctcagggccagatAGCAAGAGAGCCACTTGGGAAGCTTCTGACACCTTCTGTGGTCTCCTTCACCGTTTGTAAATTCAGGGCTTTGGGAGATGTCGCCCTGTAAACCGTGTTCTACTGGAAGTTGGTAGGTTGGTAAATGTGGGACAACTGGCTGCACAGGGGGCAAATAACCTCATTTGTGGTGTTTGCCTATTTCCATGGTGTGAGTGTTCCTCCTGTGGCTGATTTATGCCAACATGATGTCATTGAACGTGGAGCTGGGAAGAAATGCACACAGCTGGTTCTGGGGAGCTGAGGCAAGCCCGTCACCCAGCCCTGTTCTGGgcatttcttattttcccttaTACACAAAGTGTACATCACCATGAAGGGTTTAAGAGAAAATCTCCACCACCATGTTGTCTGAGTTacaacaattaaaatttaaaggagaCAACTTCTTACCTGGGCTAATACCACTGATCAGACTTCTCCTCACTTCAGTTCACACTGGTTTAGAGTTCTGCTTTCATCCTGTGTTTAAAGGCTACAACAGTTCATCATCTGTCATAATGAATTTCCAATAGTCTCATACTCTATATTCTGAAGAAAGGCTATATTTCCAGACCAACATGTCTACTGCACTTTTGATGCCAAGCCTCCGTGCAGTATGTGGTgggagtgacttttttttttcccccaaatgttcACTATGTCACATATTTCTGAGCTAGCATATTGAACAGATGTATCTGTGGGTAGGCAAGAGGCTGTGGCAGAATAATTTTACATTCCTCTGTTTGAGGAGTCAAGAAAAACCTATCCGTGTACAGCCAGTTTGACCCTCTGAATTCAGATCCCGCCTTTTGTGGCCTCCCCAGGCATGAAGCCCCAGGGGTGGTTaggagcatgggctttggaatgAGGCAGTCCTGTGGTGACTCCTTTATAACTATGATCTTGAGGAGGAACTTCAgtttttcccatctgtgaaatagggCTAATAATATTACCTACCTCAAAGGTACCTGACACATGATAAGCACAAAATATCTATCAACTCTCTGTAGTATTAATGTTATAACTGCTGTCCTCATAATTAATCTTATTGCTCATTAATAAACAGTCTTATGTGTTGGCTTCGGTCCAGCAGATGCTTACCATTCTACAGAAAATGTTATAGTTTTTTTTCCAACCAAATTgtgtaaaaattaaacattataaaaattctaGTTTGACATTAAATTTTTGAACaaatgtcagaaataaaaatggtcCTCCTATGTTGTGAGAATGTCTGTGAATCTTTATAATTTCATGAGGGAAAAGAAATCAGTTGTTAGGGTTCTTGGACTTGAGAACAAGCCTAAGCAGAAGTTGATGTGCTTGGCCAGGAATCACCCCTGGCAGACCTGTGACTACACAGAGTTTGTCAGCTGAGCACCTCTGTGCCTCCTTGTGGTCCTTTTGTGTGTTTCTCATCATTCATACATTCATCCACCTCTCAGGGTGATTTTCAAAAAGCTAAGATCATGattcttgggggtgcctgggtggctcagttggttaagcttctgaggcttgatttcggcacaggtcatgatctcagggtcatgggatcaactccatgctgggtgtggagtctgcttaagatactctctttctttccccttctgcccctccccccataaatgaataaataaataaaataatgactctTCTACAAATAGAGGATGAATGTATGTCAGAGATTTCTCAACTTACTACTGAAGGAACCAGTGAGATCATTAGCCTGGCTCCAAGAGcatttgaataaaaataggtatatatagggttttgttattgttgttgttgttgttttaaaaaaaatgtggacagggcgcctgggtggctcagatggttaagcgtctgccttcggctcaggtcatgatcccagggtcctgggatcgagtcccgcatcgggctccctgctccttgggagcctgcttctccctctgcctctctctctctctctctctgtctgtctctcatgaataaataaataaaatctttaaaaaaaaatgtggacatAAGATTGCTAGATAGACACAAAACTGATTAATGTCCTACAGAGCAATAAGTTCATAACCTTGGGGGTTATTTTTTCTGCTGGACAGAAATCTGCACGTTAACATGTACCTTCACCTTGTCTTGGCTCTTGTCATGTAGTAATAGCAAAATCAAGCATGGATGCATTCTCTCAGAGAATTAAATAATTCTTGGGGGAAGCCCATTTAACAACATCCTAGCATGACATTAAAAAGATATGCTAGACTCTCTTTGCCTTATTTTCAAGTAttggatacttttttttattttttatttttttttttgagagagagaaagtggggggcaggaggggcagagggagaaggagagagagagaatcttagcaggttccatgcccagtgcagagcctactgtggggcttgatctcatgaccccaagatcatgacctgagctgaaaccaagagctggacacttaaccatctgagccagccaggtgatatgtgtgtgtgtgtgtgtgtgtgtgtgtgtgtgtgtgtgtgtgtgtgtgtgtgtgtataatagaGATATATTTTAATAAGGGCCTTCACTACTCACTTCAGTGGGGTATGTCATGTGGCAGTCTCAGAACTGGATGGGAAGACATAGATTGAGCAGGAAAGAGGTGAAGAAGTCTTTCCTATGGTTGTTAATATTACTGCATATGGATGACCCAGACATAATAATTGGTTAAGCAGCCCTTGTATTTCAGAAACTCTCCCCTGAAGAGGGATTTATTTCCAACTTAATGGAGTAGGGGAGacctttttgaaattttactttggGACCCTAGAACTTACTTATAATATGGCAGACTATTTTTTTCCGGAGTGGGGATTGCAGAAGCCTGTCTGAGGACACCTCAGCTACCTTCCTCTCCCTTCAATGAGAATTCTGCTGCAGGTAGCAGTAGTCCAGGGTGACTTCAATTTCGCCTGCCCTGCTCTGATCAGGAGTCTATTTTCCCCGTCTGCATGGTCACCAGTGTTTCAGCTCAGGAGAAGACACAATCACTATCTCTGGTTGAATTCTCCTAGCAGAGCCCCCTAGAGCAGGAGTCATGCATTTCAGTTCTCTGTCCTTATGGATtccattcagtaaatacttaataaacaattattaatgtaaagaaaaagaatagcattCTTCCCCTGGGAGCCCCCAGCTTGGTGGGGGAAGACAGAAACATGGAAACAGTTCTACAGCAGGGATTCCTGATCTTGGCTGCCCATTAAGATCACCTGGGGAACTCTGAAATTTCCCACTGCCCAGGCTGCTCTccagaccaattaaattagaatctttGGGGGTAGGACCAGGGCaggggtatttttttaaagctccctggAAGAGTCCAATGCGTTGCTAAGCTAGAGAACCGTTGCTATAAAGCAAAACACACTTGGAAAATGCTGTAGTAAAGTGCTGTGTGAACGAGGATACCACAGCCATTCTGGATATGTCAATATTCTCATCCACTGTCTGACCACATCGCAGCCCATGAATGCAGAAAATGTAACCTCTCATTGTAACCTTGGGGAAAAGGTAGGTCAGTCTGATTATAGGGCATTTAGAAACGATAAACTCTGGGAGGTGTGGTTTAGAAAATGTCGTCTCTGAAAGGAAAAGGGCCCAAAAAAGATCAACCCAGAAAAGATGACCGCCCCCCGCAACCGTTCCACGGGCTCTGTCTCTCCCTTGGGATGTTTTTTTCACTCCCTTGTCTTCCTGAAGAAGTACTAGCCTCCACGTCCCGAACTCAGACCTCACCTCCTTTGTGaaatcttccctttccttctcctatcCTGTACAAAATTGGATCCTCGTTTTTCTCTGCCACTTAGCTCCTTGTCTTGTTAGCACCAGTTATAATTATTACAGAATTTAGTTATAATATGGTCAGGCAGCTTGTTTATACATTTGCCCTCTTCTGGGCCTTACTAATCTTTGTTTCCCTAGTACCTAGCATAGTGTCTTGGTTTACTGAATGAAAAAACAGAGCTGCAGCAGTTTTAGGTAGAGTCAGAACAGCCGTGCCATCATCAGGGGAGACCTGGACTCAGGAGCTCCTCAAGGCTCCCTTGTCCAATTTCTGAGGAGTGGGATCCTCTGCTTCCCAGGGGTGGGGCTAGAGGAGTGGGCAGACACACTCACTGGTGACATGCAGCTGGAGGAAATGATGGCAGATGGGAGGCATCACGGTGCCTTAGTTGTGGTGGTGAACTTGAGTTTCATCTGCAGGGTTTTGCTAtgagaagaagagggaaacaaaagtaagTTCACAGGTTTCAAAATATGTGTATTGACTGCAGAATAGTGCCTGCGCCACCAACTTCTGTTTTATTTAGGCCACAGGCATCCCCAAAAAGTTTAGAACAGCTCCTTCTGCCTGGGAAAATTGCTCATCTgctttaaactttaaatattttattttattttattaagattttgtttgtaagtaatctctatacccagcatggggctcggaACTCATAACCCGGAGGTcaagtcgcatgctccactgactgagccagccaggcacccctaaagtttaaatcttaaaaaaaaaattgaggggggCATTTTATAGGTTTTACACATATGAAGGTGAAGAGATTATTTCAATTTTAGAAGTAGAGGGGTCATGCGTTCCAGATATTCTAGGACAATGCTAATTTTAGATCTTATGTTCTGTTTTCAGCTGcatatcctgattttttttttaaagattttatttatttatttgagagagaatgagagatagagagcacgagagggaagagggtcagagggagaagcagactccccctgggcagggagcccgatgtgggactcgatcccgggactccaggatcatgacctgagccgaaggcagtcgcccaaccaactgagccacccaggcgccctatcctgattttttttttatatggaaGTATGGTTGCTATTCTTACAACTATCAACCAGCCAGCCATGCTTAAAGGTCTTCTAGTAGTCAAATGTCTAATTATCTGacatttcttttgagaaatcaAGTAGGGGTGCCTCATGGACAAAAAAAGCCTGAAGATAATATGGGACTGGCATTTACTACATTATTGCCCTGAGCTCCAGCTTTTTGTTGAATGTGGTTTCTTGGTGAGGACAGTATATGTTAACACTCCTCTCCCTGCCACAAATTAGCGCAAAAGTCCTTCAAGGAAAAGTGGGCCATTAAGAACTGTTCTTTCATTAAGAACTGtccttagggcacctggctggctcagtgggtggactgtgcatctcttgatctcagggttgtaagtttgagccccatgttgggtgtagagattacttaaaaaaatgaaatctttaaaaacaacaacaacaaaaaactgttcTTTAATCCCACCTCCAAAACTTCAGGAACGTTTCTTTGTGAGGCTAGTCACAGGAGCCCACCAGGGGGGACACCGGGCCCTGCTGGAGCCTGCTGCCCTCCCCTTTTCCACAGCCCACATGGAATTGCTCTGGTTATTTTGGATTTAGAtactgtgctttctcttttctgcttcatAGATTCAGATCAAATTAGACCTTAATAATCCAACTGCAACCCAAGTCACCCCAATTTTAACTGAATAGCCCACAATTATATAATCGTTTTACCTATTAAAAAAGGTAACTTTTTTCCTCACCAAAtagttccccccaaaattaaagtAAAGGCTAAACTTTATAATATTCTTCTATATCTAAGGATcctaagctctttttttttttttaaagattttatttatttattcatgagagacaaagagagagagaggcagagggagaagcaggctcccaaggagtagggagcctgatgcgggactcgatcccaggaccctgggatcatgacctgagccgaaggcagacgcttaaccatctgagccacccaggtgcccgaggatCCTAAGCTCTTAAAAAGCTGCTGAGTAACAGTTAATAGTTGGTTGCTTTTAATCATGCAGTGGCCATAAGCTTTCCAGTAACCTGGGTACATTCTTCAGAGGATGTCTTGTATGTTCTCCTGTCAATATGTCCTTTTGTGCAACAGTAACAGCAGAAGGGCATCAAGATATGTCCTGGATACATGGCAAAGCTAGTAGAATATGAAGCatatcatctttggaaaaaaagcGAGCCGTTCTCAGATGTCATTAAGTTAGGTGCTATTCTGGCTCTTCTAAGTGTTACATACAGTGGCTCCGTGTACTTCCCTAATAGGTCTGTACTAGAAACTCTGCAGAAGGAAGAACGGGGCCACTTGCAGGAGCCAGCCAGTCTGCCTGCAGATTCCCAGGAGCTATTTCCATAGCTGACATCTGTGTGTTTCCATCTGCCCATGTCTTCCACTCACAGCCTCACTGAAGTGTCATGACATTTAGGAACTTCCCACCTACTGGCCCCGCATTCCACCAGCTCTTCATTTGCAGGGTGACGCCCTCACCATGAGCCAGATCTGAGCACCCTCACCCTTTGTGGTCCCCAGTGAGGGAAGGCGCCAAGGGGATGTTCAGGGGTGGGGCTTGGAGTCCACCTCACTTGACGAAAGGTCAAGAGAAGGGGAGGCCAGAGAGAGCTTGAGCTGGGATCAGCTAAAACAGCTCATGAAATGAAAGAGAGACGGAGCCAGGGCTGTTTCTGGATAGAAGTCCAGTTGTCCTGCCAAGGCTCAAGTCCTCCTTCCTGGCGAATGACAACCCATCTAAGTGTCAGATAAGATCGTTAGCCTTAGGAGTCGCTCTTTATGACACCGTTTTAACAGGAggcctccttcttcttttcttatccAGAACTGAGAGGAAACAAGTGAGTATGGTTTTCGCTCACAGAATGGATAACGGCAAGCCGCCCTTGGTTATTCCCACACTGCTGGTGCCCCTGCAAAACCACAGCTGTGCGGAAACAGCCTCCGCCCTGCCACGCCACGAGCGGACGGCATTCCACGAGGAGCGCGGCTGGAGGAGCAACACAACAGACCTGCAGCCTGGGCTGAAACCTGGCGAAGTGGCCACAGCCAGCATTTTCTTTGGGGCCCTGTGgttgttttctgtctttggcAATTCCCTGGTTTGCTTGGTCATCCACCGGAGTAGGAGGACTCAGTCCACCACCAACTACTTTGTGGTCTCCATGGCATGCGCCGACCTTCTCGTCAGCGTGGCCAGCACGCCTTTCGTCCTGCTTCAGTTCGCCACTGGCAGGTGGACGCTGGGCAGCGTGATGTGCAAGGTTGTGCGCTATTTCCAGTATCTCACCCCTGGCGTCCAGATCTATGTTCTCCTCTCCATCTGCATAGACCGGTTCTACACCATTGTCTATCCCCTGAGCTTCAAGGTGTCCCGAGAGAAAGCCAAGAAAATGATCGCGGCTTCGTGGATCTTCGATGCCGCCTTTGTGACTCCcgtgttctttttctttggctCCAGCTGGGACGATCACTGCAactatttcttcccttcctcctgggaAGGGACTGCCTATACCATCATCCATTTCTTGGTGAGCTTCGTCATGCCCTCTGTCCTCATCATCTTGTTTTACCAGAAGGTCGTGAAGTACATTTGGAGAATAGGCACTGATGGCCGAACAGTGAGGAGGACCACGAACATTGTCCCAAGGACAAAAGTGAAAACGATCAAGATGTTCCTCATTTTAAATCTGTTGTTTTTGCTCTCCTGGCTGCCTTTCCATGTGGCTCAGCTGTGGCACCCCCATGAACGAGACTCTAAGAAAAGTTCCCTTGTTTTCACAGCTATCACGTGGATATCCTTTAGTTCTTCGGCCTCTAAACCTACGCTGTATTCCATCTATAATGCCAATTTCAGGAGAGGAATGAAAGAGACTTTTTGCATGTCCTCAATGAAATGTTACCGAAGCAATGCCTATACTATCACAACTAGTTCAAGGATGGCCAAAAAAAACTACGTTGGCATTTCAGAAATTCCTCCCACGGCCAAAACTATAACCAAAGACTCGATCTAtgattcatttgacagagaagcCAAGGAAAAAAAGCTTGCTTGGCCCATTAATTCAAATCCACCAAATACTTTTGTGTAATTTCGCAGAATTCTTTTAGTTATTGTTATGTGCCAGAgattaaaaagcttt
The sequence above is drawn from the Zalophus californianus isolate mZalCal1 chromosome 9, mZalCal1.pri.v2, whole genome shotgun sequence genome and encodes:
- the GPR19 gene encoding probable G-protein coupled receptor 19 gives rise to the protein MVFAHRMDNGKPPLVIPTLLVPLQNHSCAETASALPRHERTAFHEERGWRSNTTDLQPGLKPGEVATASIFFGALWLFSVFGNSLVCLVIHRSRRTQSTTNYFVVSMACADLLVSVASTPFVLLQFATGRWTLGSVMCKVVRYFQYLTPGVQIYVLLSICIDRFYTIVYPLSFKVSREKAKKMIAASWIFDAAFVTPVFFFFGSSWDDHCNYFFPSSWEGTAYTIIHFLVSFVMPSVLIILFYQKVVKYIWRIGTDGRTVRRTTNIVPRTKVKTIKMFLILNLLFLLSWLPFHVAQLWHPHERDSKKSSLVFTAITWISFSSSASKPTLYSIYNANFRRGMKETFCMSSMKCYRSNAYTITTSSRMAKKNYVGISEIPPTAKTITKDSIYDSFDREAKEKKLAWPINSNPPNTFV